One Brassica napus cultivar Da-Ae chromosome C4, Da-Ae, whole genome shotgun sequence genomic region harbors:
- the LOC106355565 gene encoding uncharacterized protein LOC106355565: MATNWSAGRTVWRRWPSELGIPLNAKVADVSNLTSWDLPHARSEKALQLHIALTSVSPPRSTDTDDSYNWKVNGSICNGYSSSQTWEAIRPRKSTKAWAPTVWFKGAVPKQAFNMWLTTLNRLPTKTRMASWGLNITTTCSLCNSADEARDHLLLNCRFAVYLWAAVFARLSPRQPPFISWAELLSWCRVQSPSAPSTLRRLVTHILVYHVWRLRNNFLHNNTHLSSAETFKLLDRDVRNTITARRNKRNFNNLMALWIR; encoded by the coding sequence ATGGCTACCAACTGGTCCGCTGGTAGAACTGTTTGGAGAAGGTGGCCCAGCGAACTCGGAATTCCCTTGAACGCAAAGGTTGCTGATGTGTCTAATTTAACATCTTGGGATCTCCCTCACGCTAGATCAGAAAAAGCTCTCCAACTTCACATTGCCCTCACATCTGTCTCTCCCCCGAGGAGCACAGACACAGACGACTCCTACAACTGGAAAGTAAATGGTTCGATCTGCAATGGGTACTCCTCCTCTCAAACTTGGGAGGCGATCAGGCCTCGAAAATCAACTAAAGCATGGGCACCAACAGTCTGGTTCAAAGGTGCTGTTCCCAAGCAAGCTTTTAATATGTGGCTCACTACACTCAACAGGCTCCCGACAAAAACTCGCATGGCTTCTTGGGGTCTGAACATCACCACTACATGCAGTCTATGCAACTCCGCAGATGAAGCCAGGGACCATCTCCTTTTGAACTGCAGGTTTGCCGTGTACCTTTGGGCTGCAGTCTTCGCAAGGCTCTCCCCTCGACAGCCACCGTTCATATCTTGGGCTGAGCTGCTCTCTTGGTGTAGAGTCCAATCGCCATCAGCGCCATCTACCCTGCGAAGACTAGTCACCCACATTCTTGTATATCACGTATGGAGACTGAGAAATAATTTTCTCCATAACAATACCCATCTCTCTTCAGCCGAAACATTCAAATTATTGGACAGAGATGTGAGGAACACGATCACCGCTCGGCGCAACAAGCGCAACTTCAACAACCTCATGGCGCTTTGGATCAGATGA
- the LOC106385086 gene encoding CASP-like protein 2B1: MKINERKVRLAELILRCLVCALALVAAVLIVTDTQVREIFTIQKKAKYTDMKALVFLVVVNGMAAAYSLVHAVRCVVGMMKGSVLFSKPLAWAIFSGDQAIAYLTVAGLAAAAQSAAFAKLGQPELQWMKICTMYGKFCNQVGEGIGVALLASVGMVLISCISALGVFRLYGGNKAWQSSASRW; this comes from the exons ATGAAGATCAACGAACGGAAAGTGAGACTCGCGGAGCTGATTCTGAGGTGTTTAGTGTGTGCCCTCGCTCTCGTCGCAGCCGTTCTCATTGTTACAGACACTCAAGTCAGAGAGATCTTCACCATCCAGAAGAAGGCGAAGTACACCGACATGAAGGCTCTTGT GTTCTTGGTGGTCGTCAACGGTATGGCCGCGGCTTATTCTTTGGTGCATGCGGTTCGTTGCGTGGTGGGTATGATGAAAGGAAGCGTTTTGTTTAGTAAGCCTCTGGCTTGGGCTATTTTCTCTGGAGATCAG GCGATAGCGTACTTGACTGTGGCGGGGCTTGCAGCAGCGGCGCAGTCTGCGGCCTTTGCGAAGCTAGGTCAGCCAGAGCTACAGTGGATGAAGATATGCACAATGTATGGGAAGTTCTGTAACCAAGTTGGTGAAGGAATCGGGGTCGCCTTGCTTGCTAGCGTTGGAATGGTTTTGATCTCTTGCATTTCAGCTTTGGGTGTCTTTCGTTTATATGGCGGTAACAAAGCCTGGCAAAGCTCAGCATCACGGTGGTGA
- the LOC106371922 gene encoding serine carboxypeptidase-like 28 gives MMMITRSRKLVTLYQCIFLLSMIIALLDVVMSSSEDAKEQKMRDRILSLPGQPPNLNFSQFSGYVTVNSAAGRALFYWLTEAPKPSDTKPLVLWLNGGPGCSSIAYGASEEVGPFRVNPDGKTLRLNPYAWNLDANLLFLDSPAGVGFSYTNTSSDELTVGDKRTGEDAYRFLVRWMERFPEYKERPFYIAGESYAGHYIPQLAQLIVNRNKGTKTPIINLKGILMGNPLVDDYNDNKGMREYWWNHGLISDETYFELTKWCLNDTILFPKPNCDNALNQAFSEFGDIDPYNIDRPACTKGSSSNEWRQAWRYRGNDECVTGYTRKYMNDPNVHKAFHARLNRTSWTPCSRVIRKNWKDSPKSMLPILKELLQAHLRIWIFSGDSDGVLPLSGTRHSINAMRLKTSKRWYPWYHSHGLVGGWSQVYEGGLLTYATVRAAGHEVPLSQPRLAFFLFSHFLANHSLPSSSS, from the exons atgatgatgatcacaAGAAGCAGAAAGTTGGTAACACTATAtcaatgtatatttttattaagcATGATCATTGCATTACTAGACGTAGTCATGAGTAGTAGTGAAGATGCTAAGGAGCAAAAGATGAGGGACAGGATCCTCTCTTTGCCAGGCCAACCTCCTAACCTCAACTTCTCTCAATTCTCTGGCTACGTTACTGTTAATTCAGCGGCCGGACGCGCTCTATTTTACTGGCTAACCGAAGCCCCTAAGCCCAGTGACACTAAGCCCCTAGTCCTATGGCTCAATGGTGGTCCTGGATGCTCATCCATTGCGTACGGTGCATCCGAGGAGGTCGGTCCATTTCGGGTTAATCCAGATGGAAAGACTCTTCGTCTAAATCCCTATGCTTGGAACCTAG ACGCAAACCTGTTGTTTTTGGATTCACCGGCGGGAGTTGGTTTCTCTTACACAAACACTTCGTCAGACGAACTAACCGTGGGAGACAAGAGGACAg GGGAAGATGCATATAGATTCTTGGTGAGATGGATGGAGAGGTTTCCTGAGTATAAAGAAAGACCTTTTTACATCGCCGGCGAGAGCTACGCCG GACATTATATTCCGCAGCTAGCTCAATTGATTGTCAACCGTAACAAGGGTACCAAAACTCCCATTATCAATCTAAAAGGGATCCTG atggGGAATCCTCTGGTGGATGATTACAATGACAACAAAGGGATGCGTGAGTACTGGTGGAACCATGGGCTCATATCGGACGAAACCTACTTTGAACTGACCAAATGGTGCCTCAACGACACCATCCTCTTTCCCAAACCAAACTGCGACAATGCCCTGAACCAAGCCTTCTCTGAGTTTGGTGACATTGATCCTTACAACATCGATCGCCCTGCATGCACCAAAGGTTCATCATCAAATGAGTGGAGGCAAGCATGGCGATACAGAGGGAACGATGAGTGCGTTACGGGATACACACGCAAGTATATGAACGATCCAAATGTGCACAAAGCCTTCCATGCCCGCCTTAACCGCACTTCTTGGACCCCTTGTAGTCGTGTGATAAGAAAAAACTGGAAAGACTCACCCAAGTCCATGCTTCCCATCCTCAAAGAACTTCTTCAAGCTCATCTCCGCATTTGGATCTTCAG tgGGGACTCGGATGGAGTGCTACCACTAAGTGGGACGAGGCATTCGATAAATGCGATGAGACTGAAAACTAGCAAAAGGTGGTATCCATGGTACCATTCACATGGCCTAGTGGGAGGGTGGAGCCAAGTTTACGAGGGTGGCTTGCTAACGTACGCAACGGTTAGAGCTGCGGGTCATGAGGTGCCATTGTCACAGCCTCGTCTAGCCTTTTTCCTCTTCTCACATTTCCTGGCCAACCACTCACttccctcctcctcttcttaa
- the LOC106385001 gene encoding serine carboxypeptidase-like 26 isoform X2 — translation MSPRLLVVFLFVLLPFSSSCRDAQENDRISHLPGEPNDVSFSHYSGYVTVNESAGRALFYWLTESSDHPESKPLVLWLNGGPGCSSLAFGAAEEIGPFRINPDGKTLYHNPYAWNKLANLLFLESPAGVGFSYSNTTSDLYTAGDQRTAEDAYVFLVKWFERFPQYKHREFYIAGESYAGHYVPQLSQIVHRKNNPAINFKGFIVGNAVTDDYHDFVGLFEYWWTHGLISDLTYHNLRITCEFVSSEHPSPECSEAIEAADKEQGDIDPYSIYTVTCKKEAAALRSRFLRVRHPWIWRAYDPCTERYSGMYFNSPEVQKAMHANTTGLAYPWKTCSDIVGEKWADSPLSMLPIYKELIGAGLRIWVFSGDTDSVVPITGTRYSIRALKLQPVSKWYPWYDNGQVGGWSQVYKGLTLVTIHGAGHEVPLHRPRRGFLLFQSFLNNKPM, via the exons ATGTCTCCACGACTCCTTGTCGTCTTCCTCTTCGTTCTTCTccctttctcctcttcttgcaGAGACGCGCAAGAAAACGACCGAATCTCTCACCTACCCGGCGAGCCGAACGATGTCTCCTTCTCACACTACTCTGGCTACGTCACGGTCAACGAGTCAGCTGGTAGAGCGCTCTTCTACTGGCTCACCGAGTCAAGTGATCACCCCGAGTCAAAACCACTTGTCCTCTGGCTCAACGGTGGCCCTGGCTGCTCCTCCTTAGCTTTCGGCGCTGCTGAAGAGATCGGTCCTTTTAGGATCAACCCTGATGGCAAAACACTTTACCACAATCCCTACGCTTGGAACAAAT TGGCGAACTTGCTGTTTCTTGAATCACCAGCTGGTGTTGGTTTCTCGTATTCGAATACTACCTCTGACTTGTACACTGCTGGAGATCAGAGAACAG CTGAAGATGCGTATGTGTTTCTTGTGAAATGGTTCGAGAGGTTTCCACAGTACAAACACAGAGAGTTCTACATTGCTGGAGAAAGCTATGCTGGTCACTATGTTCCTCAGTTGTCACAGATTGTTCACCGGAAAAACAATCCAGCAATCAACTTCAAAGGCTTCATT gtGGGGAATGCTGTGACTGATGACTACCATGACTTTGTGGGATTGTTTGAATACTGGTGGACTCATGGGTTGATATCTGATCTCACTTACCACAACTTAAGGATAACTTGTGAGTTTGTATCCTCCGAGCATCCTTCCCCTGAATGCAGCGAGGCCATTGAAGCTGCGGACAAGGAGCAAGGAGATATTGATCCTTATAGCATTTACACTGTCACTTGTAAGAAGGAAGCTGCGGCTCTTAGGTCACGCTTCTTGAGGGTTCGTCAT CCATGGATATGGAGAGCATATGACCCATGCACAGAGAGATACTCTGGCATGTATTTCAACTCTCCAGAGGTTCAAAAGGCTATGCATGCTAATACAACCGGACTTGCTTATCCATGGAAAACATGCAG TGACATTGTTGGAGAAAAATGGGCGGATTCTCCTCTCTCTATGCTTCCTATCTACAAGGAGCTCATCGGTGCAGGCCTCAGGATATGGGTTTTCAG TGGAGATACTGACTCAGTGGTTCCAATAACTGGAACTAGATACTCCATTAGAGCCCTCAAGTTACAACCAGTCTCCAAATGGTACCCTTGGTACGACAATGGACAG GTTGGTGGGTGGAGCCAAGTTTACAAAGGACTGACTCTAGTGACAATCCATGGAGCAGGGCATGAAGTGCCTCTTCACCGACCACGTCGAGGCTTCCTTCTTTTCCAGTcgtttctcaacaacaagcCAATGTAA
- the LOC106385001 gene encoding serine carboxypeptidase-like 26 isoform X1, whose amino-acid sequence MSPRLLVVFLFVLLPFSSSCRDAQENDRISHLPGEPNDVSFSHYSGYVTVNESAGRALFYWLTESSDHPESKPLVLWLNGGPGCSSLAFGAAEEIGPFRINPDGKTLYHNPYAWNKLANLLFLESPAGVGFSYSNTTSDLYTAGDQRTVLLHAAEDAYVFLVKWFERFPQYKHREFYIAGESYAGHYVPQLSQIVHRKNNPAINFKGFIVGNAVTDDYHDFVGLFEYWWTHGLISDLTYHNLRITCEFVSSEHPSPECSEAIEAADKEQGDIDPYSIYTVTCKKEAAALRSRFLRVRHPWIWRAYDPCTERYSGMYFNSPEVQKAMHANTTGLAYPWKTCSDIVGEKWADSPLSMLPIYKELIGAGLRIWVFSGDTDSVVPITGTRYSIRALKLQPVSKWYPWYDNGQVGGWSQVYKGLTLVTIHGAGHEVPLHRPRRGFLLFQSFLNNKPM is encoded by the exons ATGTCTCCACGACTCCTTGTCGTCTTCCTCTTCGTTCTTCTccctttctcctcttcttgcaGAGACGCGCAAGAAAACGACCGAATCTCTCACCTACCCGGCGAGCCGAACGATGTCTCCTTCTCACACTACTCTGGCTACGTCACGGTCAACGAGTCAGCTGGTAGAGCGCTCTTCTACTGGCTCACCGAGTCAAGTGATCACCCCGAGTCAAAACCACTTGTCCTCTGGCTCAACGGTGGCCCTGGCTGCTCCTCCTTAGCTTTCGGCGCTGCTGAAGAGATCGGTCCTTTTAGGATCAACCCTGATGGCAAAACACTTTACCACAATCCCTACGCTTGGAACAAAT TGGCGAACTTGCTGTTTCTTGAATCACCAGCTGGTGTTGGTTTCTCGTATTCGAATACTACCTCTGACTTGTACACTGCTGGAGATCAGAGAACAG TGTTGTTGCATGCAGCTGAAGATGCGTATGTGTTTCTTGTGAAATGGTTCGAGAGGTTTCCACAGTACAAACACAGAGAGTTCTACATTGCTGGAGAAAGCTATGCTGGTCACTATGTTCCTCAGTTGTCACAGATTGTTCACCGGAAAAACAATCCAGCAATCAACTTCAAAGGCTTCATT gtGGGGAATGCTGTGACTGATGACTACCATGACTTTGTGGGATTGTTTGAATACTGGTGGACTCATGGGTTGATATCTGATCTCACTTACCACAACTTAAGGATAACTTGTGAGTTTGTATCCTCCGAGCATCCTTCCCCTGAATGCAGCGAGGCCATTGAAGCTGCGGACAAGGAGCAAGGAGATATTGATCCTTATAGCATTTACACTGTCACTTGTAAGAAGGAAGCTGCGGCTCTTAGGTCACGCTTCTTGAGGGTTCGTCAT CCATGGATATGGAGAGCATATGACCCATGCACAGAGAGATACTCTGGCATGTATTTCAACTCTCCAGAGGTTCAAAAGGCTATGCATGCTAATACAACCGGACTTGCTTATCCATGGAAAACATGCAG TGACATTGTTGGAGAAAAATGGGCGGATTCTCCTCTCTCTATGCTTCCTATCTACAAGGAGCTCATCGGTGCAGGCCTCAGGATATGGGTTTTCAG TGGAGATACTGACTCAGTGGTTCCAATAACTGGAACTAGATACTCCATTAGAGCCCTCAAGTTACAACCAGTCTCCAAATGGTACCCTTGGTACGACAATGGACAG GTTGGTGGGTGGAGCCAAGTTTACAAAGGACTGACTCTAGTGACAATCCATGGAGCAGGGCATGAAGTGCCTCTTCACCGACCACGTCGAGGCTTCCTTCTTTTCCAGTcgtttctcaacaacaagcCAATGTAA
- the BNAC04G44760D gene encoding uncharacterized protein BNAC04G44760D, producing MGRSALIHLIRSQSRRLSSSSSSSFTSGYGRSVAGTWSPSPPSSSVISKVRFPEAQSLYQRSWASSRAAQDDDDEHKISIGPLDKNDGGVIYYGPISSTIKKVKLLSLSTCCLSVSLGPVITFMTSPGLNVIMKGAVASTVIFLSASTTAALHWFVSPYVHKLRWQPGSDTFEVEMMTWLATFAPKTLKFSDIRYPDTQRPFVSFKAEGEYYFVDAERCTNKALLARLTPPKDAQDSAFKNL from the exons ATGGGAAGATCAGCTCTGATTCACTTGATTCGCTCTCAGTCTCGCCgtctctcttcctcctcctcatcctCCTTCACTTCAG GATATGGCCGGTCAGTAGCAGGGACATGGTCACcatcaccaccatcatcatcagtGATCTCTAAGGTCAGATTCCCAGAGGCACAATCTCTATACCAGAGAAGCTGGGCATCATCTAGAGCCGcccaagatgatgatgatgagcacAAGATCAGCATCGGACCACTAGACAAGAACGATGGAGGAGTGATTTACTACGGCCCAATCTCATCAACCATAAAGAAAGTcaaactcctctctctctccactTGCTGCCTCTCCGTCTCTCTCGGCCCAGTCATCACCTTCATGACCTCCCCCGGACTCAACGTGATCATGAAAGGCGCGGTTGCCTCCACCGTGATCTTCCTCAGCGCTTCCACGACCGCTGCTCTCCACTGGTTCGTGAGCCCTTACGTTCACAAGCTCAGGTGGCAGCCTGGTTCGGATACCTTTGAGGTGGAGATGATGACTTGGCTTGCTACGTTTGCACCGAAGACGCTGAAGTTTTCGGATATACGTTATCCGGACACGCAGAGGCCGTTTGTGAGCTTTAAGGCGGAAGGGGAGTACTACTTTGTGGATGCGGAGAGGTGCACAAACAAGGCGTTGTTGGCTAGGCTTACTCCTCCTAAGGATGCACAAGACTCTGCTTTCAAGAATTTGTGA